In a genomic window of Candidatus Brocadia sp.:
- the thpR gene encoding RNA 2',3'-cyclic phosphodiesterase has product MNVRLFVAVEITGEIRKKLAEFQDKLKKVDADVSWVAPENLHITLKFIGAIDEEKIEAVTNIIKDSVTHIRPFDLDYRGIGTLPTEKNPRVIFADVIDPGGVLAKIHERLDNQLMALGVEHEDRNFEAHLTVGRIKTRRNVRKLIENLNSYNGFDFGSEHVSQVVLMKSDLSPEGPIYTKLHSVDLI; this is encoded by the coding sequence ATGAACGTAAGGCTTTTTGTCGCAGTTGAAATTACCGGGGAAATCAGAAAAAAATTAGCGGAATTTCAGGATAAGCTCAAAAAAGTGGATGCAGACGTCAGTTGGGTGGCTCCTGAAAATCTCCATATTACTTTAAAGTTTATTGGCGCTATTGACGAAGAAAAAATTGAGGCAGTTACTAACATAATAAAAGATTCCGTGACTCATATAAGACCGTTTGATCTTGATTACAGAGGAATAGGTACTCTCCCAACGGAGAAAAATCCACGGGTCATCTTTGCAGATGTAATTGATCCAGGTGGAGTTTTGGCAAAGATCCACGAGAGACTGGACAATCAATTAATGGCGTTGGGTGTGGAGCATGAGGATCGTAACTTTGAAGCCCACCTGACGGTGGGACGGATAAAAACGCGCAGGAATGTAAGAAAGCTTATCGAGAATCTGAATTCGTACAATGGGTTTGATTTTGGTTCAGAACATGTGTCGCAGGTGGTTTTAATGAAGAGTGACCTTTCGCCGGAGGGACCCATATATACGAAGTTACATAGTGTTGATTTAATTTAA
- the recA gene encoding recombinase RecA: MISKPEDAEKEKRQQALERAISQIEKQYGRGTIMKLGGETRVDVPTISTGALSLDIALGVGGIPRGRIVEIFGPESSGKTTLTLHIIANAQKGGGTAAFIDAEHALDPDYARKLGVDLNNLMVNQPDTGEQALEIAELLVRSNAVDIVAIDSVAALVPRAEIEGEMGDAHVGLQARLMSQALRKLTGCISKSQTCVVFINQIREKIGVMYGGNPETTPGGRALKFYSSVRIDIRRIGSIKDGDVTIGNRVRATIAKNKVAAPFKRAEFDILYNTGISRAGDIIDLGVEHQIIDKSGTWFSYGEIRLGQGRENSRQFVEGKPELMKEIEHAILKKIKPELITEKPPEKASEKTKAESASKKGEK; this comes from the coding sequence ATGATATCGAAACCAGAGGATGCAGAAAAGGAAAAACGACAGCAAGCATTAGAAAGAGCAATTTCGCAGATCGAAAAACAGTACGGGAGAGGAACGATCATGAAGCTGGGAGGCGAGACGAGGGTGGACGTTCCTACCATCTCGACCGGGGCATTATCTCTCGACATTGCGCTCGGTGTGGGGGGTATCCCGCGCGGAAGAATCGTTGAAATATTTGGCCCGGAATCCTCGGGGAAAACCACCCTGACTCTCCATATTATTGCTAACGCCCAGAAGGGGGGTGGCACTGCTGCCTTTATTGATGCCGAACATGCGCTGGACCCTGACTATGCCAGGAAATTGGGGGTAGATTTAAACAATCTCATGGTTAATCAGCCCGATACCGGGGAGCAGGCGCTTGAGATTGCGGAATTGCTGGTGAGGAGTAATGCGGTAGATATCGTCGCGATTGATTCTGTGGCAGCCCTTGTCCCCCGCGCGGAGATTGAAGGGGAAATGGGCGATGCACACGTGGGGTTGCAGGCAAGGTTGATGTCGCAGGCATTGCGCAAGTTGACTGGTTGTATTTCAAAATCTCAGACCTGTGTTGTTTTTATTAATCAGATTCGGGAGAAGATCGGTGTTATGTATGGGGGGAACCCGGAGACAACCCCGGGTGGCAGGGCGTTGAAGTTTTACTCCTCCGTGCGTATCGATATCCGGAGAATCGGGAGCATAAAAGACGGTGACGTGACCATCGGGAATAGGGTTCGCGCTACCATCGCCAAAAATAAGGTCGCGGCACCGTTTAAAAGGGCGGAGTTTGATATCCTGTATAACACGGGCATATCGCGTGCCGGAGATATTATTGACCTTGGGGTCGAACATCAAATTATCGACAAGTCCGGTACCTGGTTTTCCTATGGTGAAATCCGGTTGGGGCAGGGCAGGGAAAATTCCAGGCAGTTTGTCGAAGGAAAGCCTGAATTGATGAAGGAAATTGAGCATGCTATCCTAAAAAAGATAAAACCGGAATTGATTACAGAAAAACCCCCTGAAAAAGCTTCCGAAAAGACGAAGGCAGAATCTGCCTCTAAAAAGGGTGAAAAGTAA
- the plsX gene encoding phosphate acyltransferase PlsX, with product MRVAVDAMGGDKAPHEVVKGSVLAAQQFPDSEILLVGDEKAIRHELGSCGITPKNITIHHASQVVDMDDPATYSIRQKVNSSITRSVKLVANGEAAAVVSAGHTGATVAASAMHLRTLKGVRRPGIAAPFPTRLGTCLVIDVGANIACKPIHLYQYGVMAAIFSKYIFGIKDPRVGLLNIGEENAKGNDLAKETFILLSNSQLNFVGNVEGREIFDGKADIVVCEGFVGNVLLKFGEGLSMSLLSTIKAEAMKSFWTKLGLFLCKPAFGPLRAKMDFTEYGGVPLLGVNGVCIICHGRSDSKAIQNAVRVALQLSKNKVNEHIVSELEKANAPVASVT from the coding sequence ATGAGAGTTGCGGTAGATGCAATGGGCGGGGATAAGGCTCCTCACGAGGTTGTTAAGGGGTCGGTCCTTGCCGCACAGCAATTTCCGGATAGCGAGATTTTATTGGTCGGCGATGAAAAAGCGATACGCCACGAACTAGGCTCTTGCGGAATAACCCCGAAGAATATTACCATTCATCATGCATCTCAAGTAGTTGATATGGATGACCCTGCGACTTATTCCATACGTCAAAAGGTTAATTCATCAATTACACGAAGCGTCAAACTTGTTGCGAATGGAGAAGCTGCAGCCGTAGTTAGTGCAGGGCACACGGGTGCGACGGTTGCTGCATCGGCAATGCATTTGCGAACTCTTAAAGGGGTACGCCGCCCTGGTATTGCAGCTCCCTTTCCGACACGGCTTGGTACATGTCTGGTTATTGACGTGGGAGCAAATATTGCCTGTAAACCAATACATCTCTACCAATATGGTGTGATGGCAGCGATATTTAGTAAATATATCTTCGGTATCAAAGATCCGCGGGTAGGACTTCTGAATATCGGTGAAGAGAACGCAAAGGGGAATGATCTTGCGAAAGAAACGTTTATCCTTCTTTCCAATTCACAGTTAAATTTTGTGGGAAATGTAGAAGGTCGTGAAATATTTGATGGTAAGGCCGACATTGTTGTTTGCGAAGGATTTGTGGGAAATGTTCTGTTGAAATTCGGGGAAGGGCTTTCCATGAGCCTTCTATCGACGATTAAAGCAGAAGCAATGAAGAGCTTCTGGACGAAGTTGGGTTTATTTTTGTGCAAACCAGCCTTTGGTCCATTGAGGGCTAAAATGGACTTTACCGAATACGGCGGTGTTCCTTTGCTGGGTGTTAATGGTGTTTGTATTATATGCCATGGCAGGTCTGATTCCAAGGCTATCCAAAATGCCGTAAGAGTTGCATTGCAGTTATCAAAAAACAAAGTCAACGAGCATATTGTTTCCGAACTGGAAAAGGCCAATGCACCTGTGGCAAGTGTTACGTAA
- the alaS gene encoding alanine--tRNA ligase, with protein sequence MKTNEIRNKFLKFFEKKSHVIWPSDSLVPQNDPTLLFTGAGMNQFKDMFLGKGNLNFKKATTCQKCLRTGDIDNVGKTASHHTFFEMLGNFSFGDYFKKETIEWAWEFLVQELKIAEDRLCVSVYKDDQESYEIWEKHIGVPRSKIYQYGEKDNFWPANAPHLGPNGPCGPCSEIFFDQGEKIGCGRKECEPACDCDRFVEIWNLVFTQYDRTEGGKLVPLPNRNVDTGMGLERMARVMQGVQTNFDIDIFSPIIKSLEEITQLKYNGQQGYAVLMRRIADHVKACVFCISDGVLPSNEGRGYVERRLLRRAIRDGTQLGIKDCFLYKLVPIVSNVMQEHYPDIKQRRENIARIVKSEEEKFHETLEQGTTRLKELMDALQRNNQKILSGQEAFKLYDTYGFPLDMTESILGEKGFVVDKDGFENELKRQRLQARTSSQMTGQVFDTGPLSKIKDISKGTEFLGYEKCECEGRVVAIIQGDQLVDAVTAGSEVTVILDRTPFYGESGGQVGDTGVFEAGGNHIRITDTKKNNEFVLHIGKVTKGELRTGSLVHARIDVQRRNSIRRNHSTTHILHYVLRKVIGQHAEQSGSLVAPDRLRFDFHHFSGLTREEIVRVEDMVNEIILENVPVSVKELPIQEARNAGAMALFGEKYGELVRMASVGDFSKELCGGTHVNYSGEIGLFRIVGESSVAAGIRRIEAITGIAALHRGREKERVIQDMCSILNTNEDKLLTKAQELLHELKNLQKELHKVKQKEIHGKVESFFENAKEVSGVKIITRKIEDATIDDLRKTVDILMRSAKEMAIVLGATQNGRVTIVAAMSPLLVKRGLHAGNISREVAKIVGGGGGGRPDMAQAGGQYVEKLDEALGFAVELISKKILNGVDA encoded by the coding sequence ATGAAGACAAACGAGATTCGTAATAAATTTCTGAAATTTTTTGAAAAAAAGTCTCATGTAATCTGGCCCAGCGACTCATTGGTTCCGCAGAATGACCCGACACTTCTCTTTACCGGCGCGGGGATGAATCAGTTTAAAGATATGTTTTTGGGCAAAGGAAATTTAAACTTTAAAAAGGCAACTACCTGTCAGAAATGTCTCCGTACCGGGGATATTGATAATGTAGGTAAAACTGCTTCCCATCATACTTTTTTTGAGATGCTGGGGAATTTTTCCTTTGGAGATTATTTTAAGAAAGAAACGATTGAATGGGCATGGGAATTCCTGGTTCAGGAGTTAAAAATCGCAGAGGATCGTCTGTGTGTAAGCGTTTATAAAGACGATCAGGAGTCATACGAAATTTGGGAAAAACACATTGGTGTCCCCCGGTCAAAGATTTATCAATACGGTGAAAAGGACAACTTTTGGCCAGCAAACGCACCGCACTTGGGTCCTAATGGACCTTGTGGCCCATGTTCTGAGATATTTTTCGACCAGGGAGAAAAAATCGGTTGTGGGCGAAAAGAATGTGAGCCTGCCTGCGATTGTGACCGGTTCGTAGAAATATGGAACCTTGTATTCACACAATACGACCGCACAGAAGGAGGCAAGCTGGTACCTTTACCAAACAGAAACGTAGATACGGGTATGGGGCTGGAAAGAATGGCGCGTGTCATGCAAGGGGTACAAACCAACTTCGATATCGATATCTTCAGTCCTATTATCAAATCCCTGGAAGAAATCACACAGTTAAAATATAACGGACAACAAGGGTATGCCGTACTCATGCGCCGCATTGCTGATCATGTGAAGGCGTGTGTGTTTTGTATTTCTGACGGCGTCCTGCCTAGCAACGAAGGGCGTGGATATGTCGAGAGGCGGTTGTTGCGGCGCGCTATAAGGGATGGTACACAACTGGGTATAAAAGACTGCTTTTTGTACAAACTGGTACCAATTGTAAGCAATGTGATGCAGGAACATTATCCCGATATTAAGCAGCGCAGAGAGAATATTGCCCGGATTGTGAAAAGTGAAGAAGAGAAATTTCATGAGACCCTGGAACAGGGAACGACCAGACTGAAAGAACTCATGGACGCTTTGCAAAGGAACAACCAAAAAATCCTTTCTGGTCAGGAAGCCTTTAAATTGTACGACACCTATGGTTTTCCTTTAGATATGACTGAATCGATTCTCGGTGAGAAAGGATTCGTAGTGGATAAGGATGGCTTTGAGAACGAACTCAAAAGGCAGCGGTTGCAGGCAAGGACATCGTCTCAAATGACAGGCCAGGTCTTTGACACTGGTCCGCTGAGCAAGATTAAAGATATTTCGAAAGGTACGGAATTTCTTGGCTATGAGAAATGCGAATGTGAAGGAAGGGTAGTTGCCATTATCCAGGGTGACCAACTTGTTGATGCGGTCACAGCCGGAAGTGAAGTTACGGTGATTTTGGACCGAACACCATTTTACGGTGAATCGGGTGGACAAGTTGGTGATACAGGTGTTTTTGAAGCAGGAGGGAATCACATCCGTATTACCGATACAAAGAAGAATAATGAGTTTGTTCTGCACATAGGAAAGGTGACAAAAGGGGAACTCAGGACGGGTAGTTTGGTTCATGCCAGAATTGATGTCCAGCGAAGGAATTCCATTCGGAGGAACCACTCGACAACGCATATACTCCATTATGTCTTGCGAAAAGTGATCGGCCAGCACGCAGAACAGTCTGGTTCCCTGGTAGCCCCCGACCGCCTTCGCTTTGATTTTCACCATTTCTCCGGGTTGACAAGAGAAGAAATAGTACGGGTCGAAGATATGGTCAATGAGATAATTTTGGAGAATGTACCTGTGTCGGTAAAAGAATTACCTATCCAGGAGGCAAGGAATGCCGGTGCTATGGCCCTGTTTGGGGAAAAATATGGAGAACTTGTCAGGATGGCTTCTGTTGGTGATTTCAGCAAAGAGTTGTGCGGTGGGACACATGTAAATTATTCAGGGGAAATTGGATTGTTTAGAATCGTTGGTGAATCCTCCGTTGCGGCAGGAATCAGGCGTATTGAAGCAATTACAGGCATAGCTGCATTACACAGGGGTAGGGAAAAAGAAAGAGTTATTCAGGATATGTGTAGTATCCTGAATACCAATGAGGATAAGTTGCTGACAAAAGCGCAGGAATTGTTACACGAATTAAAGAATCTTCAAAAAGAGCTCCACAAGGTCAAACAAAAAGAGATACATGGCAAGGTTGAATCTTTTTTTGAAAACGCCAAAGAAGTTTCAGGGGTAAAAATTATTACAAGGAAAATAGAGGATGCAACCATAGACGATTTGAGAAAAACGGTGGATATATTAATGAGATCTGCCAAGGAGATGGCTATCGTACTGGGTGCCACACAAAATGGCCGTGTAACGATAGTTGCCGCCATGAGTCCTCTTTTGGTCAAGCGCGGTTTACACGCAGGGAATATCTCAAGGGAGGTGGCAAAGATAGTCGGTGGTGGAGGGGGAGGCAGACCTGATATGGCTCAGGCTGGCGGGCAATATGTGGAAAAATTAGATGAGGCGCTGGGCTTTGCAGTAGAGTTGATAAGCAAAAAAATACTCAATGGTGTTGACGCGTAA
- the rpmF gene encoding 50S ribosomal protein L32 — protein sequence MPNPKRRFSNSRTRKRRTHDKLTPPVIPLAENIGKGTGVRSKRYICSHCKQVNQPHTVCHNCGYYRGKQVISVGK from the coding sequence ATGCCTAATCCAAAGAGGAGGTTTTCAAACTCAAGAACTCGCAAAAGACGTACGCACGACAAGTTAACCCCGCCTGTTATTCCCCTTGCTGAAAACATAGGGAAAGGCACCGGTGTACGCTCAAAGCGTTATATTTGCTCACATTGCAAGCAGGTAAACCAACCCCACACGGTTTGTCACAACTGCGGCTATTACCGAGGTAAGCAAGTTATTTCTGTAGGAAAGTAG